A window of Microbispora hainanensis genomic DNA:
GGCCACGCTGTACGCCCTGCTCCAGGGCAGGCCGCCCCGCTTCCCGGACAGCGGCGTGGTGAACATCGCGGCCATCATCGCGCTGCACCGGTTGCCCGTTCCCGACATTCCCGGCGTGCCCGCCGCGCTCACCGCCGTCCTGCGCCACGGCATGGAGACCGATCCGGCCCGGCGCATCCCGACGGCCGCCGCGCTGCGGGACGCGCTCGCCGCCCTGGCTCCGGACGGCTCCGCCTCGGGGGATCACCCGCATCTCGCCGCGTCCGGGAACCCGGGCGGCGGCCCGGGCTGGAGCGCTCCGACCGGGTCCGCCTCGTCTCCCGGACCACACCCCGGGGAGCGGCGACCCGGCGATACCCATGCCCCCTCCGCGCCGGGGCGCTCGATCACCGGCCCTGCCGGAGGCGTTCCCGCGCCCGGTCAGGACCTGCGCCGCGCGGCGACCTCGCCGAACGCGGCCCCGGGCCCGCGGACGGGAGGGCACCGGCCGTCCGAGCTGAGGCCGCTCGACCACCCGCCGCATCACCCGCCGCTCGGTCAAAGTCCGGTCGGCCACGGTCCGGTCGGTCACAGCCCGGTCGGTCACAGCCCGGTCGGTCACGGTCCACTCGGTCAGAGGCCGCCCGAGCACCGGCCTCTTGAGCAACGGCCACCCGGCCACCGGCCGCCGGGGCCCCGGCAAGGGTCCGCTCCCCCGCCTCCGCCGCGCACCGGCATGTCCCGGCAGTCGATCGTGTTCGCCGTGATCGCCGCCGTCTTCGCCCTGCTGCTCACGGCGGGGATCGCGGCGCTGACGCTGGGAGACGGCGGCCCGGAGGTGCAGACCCCGTCCTTCCCCGGTTACACGTCCGGCCTCGGCGCCGCCCACACGGGACCAGGCCGTACGGGCGCCCTCTCCTGACCGCCACCCTCCAGAAGCCCGGCCATGTGTGAGAGGGCATCAGGCCGACCCGGCGGCAGGCGGGCGGCAGCGTCAGGCCGAAACCGTCCTCAAGCGGCGGGCAGCGCGCGACGGCACCAAGTGCACGACCCCATCAGACAAAGGCCGCCGCATCAGGCGGATGGTGGCGTGTCAGGCTGACGGCGGCTCCGGAGGCTTGCGCGTCCGCCTCGGCCTCGGCGCGGCGCCCTGCTCCTGGCGCGGCCCGCCGGTCACCTCCGCACCGCGCGCTCCCGCGCCACTCGTCGCCGCGCCCTTCGCTTCCGCGCCCGCTTTCGCCGTCCTTCGCGGCATCGCGGCCTTCACCTGCTCAGCGGCCTTCGCCTGCTCGGCGGCCTTCCCCGGCTTCACGGCCTTGCTCGGCTCCATGAGCTTGCTCCGCTTCGCGGGTTTTCCCTGCTCCGCCGGCTTGCTCGGTGCTGCGGTCTTTCCCTGCTCGGCGGGCTTGCCGGCCTTGGCAGGCTTGGCCGGCTTCGCGGGCCTTACCTGCTTCGCGGGCTTGCTCGGCTCCGCCGTACCCGGCTCGCGCTGGGCCGCCAGCGTGCCGTACTCGGCGAGCGAGTCGCGCAGGTAGTCGATGAGGTCCCACACGTCGGGCACCATGTCGCGGTCGGTGACGATCCCGAAGCCGAGCTTGCCGTCGTAGGAGAAGACCGTGATGTTGATCCCCCCGCTGACGTCCGTGATCACCGACATCGGGTAGAGCGCGGTGACCCGCGCCCCGCACACGTAGAGCGGCGTCTGGGGCCCAGGCACGTTGGAGATCAGCAGGTTCATGGCGGGAGCCGTACGCGAGGCGATCCGGAAGGCGGACCTGGCCGCCAGCGCGTTGAGCGCGGCCGGCATCGCCTGGCTGAACTCCAGGAGCCAGGCCGCCGGAGCCGCAGCGAGACGTTCCTTCAGCAGACGCATCGACCGGTTCACCGACAGCAGGCGTTCGCCCGGATCGGCCACGTCGGTCGGCAGGGTGGTCATGGTCAGCATGACCTCGTTGGCGATCGTGCCGTTGCCTGCCTGTCCCCGGGTGGAGACCGGGATCCCGGCGACGAGCGGCTGACGGGGCAGCTCGTCGCGCTTGGCCAGCCAGCGCCGCATCGCCGTGGCGCACATCGCCATGACGACGTCGTTCACCGTGACGCCGAAGGCGTTCTTGATCCGCTTGACCTCGTCGAGGGGCAACTGCCCGAAGGCGAACCGGCGATGCCGCGAGATCGGCCCGGAGAACGGCGTGCGCGGCACCACCATGCGGGGCAGCTCGGGCAGGGGCTCGGCGTCCCCGCCGCCGATGCGCCGGACGAACCGCGAGAGCAGCCCCACCCCCGGAAGCTGCGCCACGAACGGCACCTCGTCAAGCCTCGGCATCGCCTCGGCGACGAAACGCAGCAGGGCGAACGGGTTGTCGATCACCCGCCCGATGCCCCTGATCACCATTTCCATCGCGTCGGGGGCAGGCTCCGGCTCGGCCACGGTCTCCGGGCCGGGTACGGCGGACGGCTCGGGCTCGAAGTCCATCACGGCGGCCAGCACCTCGGCCCCGGTGACCCCGTCGACGGCGGCGTGGTGGACCTTCGTGTAGATCGCCACCCGGCCCCCGGCCAGGCCGTGGATCAGGTAGATCTCCCACAACGGCCGTCCCCGGTCGAGCCGCGACCCGTGCAGCCGGGCGACCTGCTCGGCGAGCTTGTGGTCGTCGCCCGGAGGAGGCAGGGCGAGCTCCCGCACGTGGTAGTCGAAGTCGACCTCGCTGTCCTCCGCCCAGTAGGGGTGGTCGAGCCCGAAGGGCACCTCGACCAGCCGTCTGCGCAGCGGCGGCGCGAGATGGAGCCGGCGCTTGAGCAGCCCCACCAGGTCCTCGCGGGTCAGCGCGCCGCCGGGCCTGCCTGAGGGGTCGAGAATCGTGAGCGCCGCGATGTGCGCGAGGTTGGTGCCCGTCTCGAAGTTGAGGAACTGCGCGTCGAAGGCGCTGACTTGCTGTGCCATGCCTACTCACCTGCCCCGAAACGCCGGGGTCGGACCGCCGGGAAAGCGGGTGTCTCCCATGGTCAGTTCCGGTGGTCAGTTCCGGTGGTCAGTGCCGGTGGTCGGCGTCGGGCTGGGCGGGGTCGGCCGGATGCTCGTGCCCCGGTGTGAGCACGACCGAGTCAGCGTGGCGTGCGTCGAGCCACCGGGCGAAGGCCCGCTCCCCGCTCTCCTGCGCCAGCTCCGCGCGGATCCGCTCCCGCACGGCCGCGTACGGCTCCCGCCGCGCCGCCTCGATCCGCTCGACCACCAGAGTCCAGGGGCCGCCGGGGCCCTCCACGGGCCCGACCGTCTCACCGTGGCGGGCGGCGAAGACCGCGTCCTCGATCGGCCCGGTGATCTCCCCGCGCCGGACCGGCCCGAACGGACGGACCCAGCGCGTCTCGGGAGTCGTGAAACGGTCGAGGTTGCGCCGGTAGTAGTCGCGCACCTCGTCCTCGGCCGGTTCGTGGCCCTCGGCGAGCACCCGGCACACCGCGCGCGCCGCCGGTGACACGGCCAGCACCGCCGCCGCGACTCCTCCGGTGCGCAGCGCGCCCGCGAGCGTCAGCACGGCCTCGGGCGCGACGGCGGTCCCGCCCGACGACGGGCCCGGTGGGCAGAGCCCCGGCGCCGGGAGAGGCCTCGGCGTTGGGAGGGGGTTCTCCGGGCCGACGTGGTCTGGCACCAGGCCAAGGCGGGCCGCCTCCTGCTCGCACAGCGCCTCGGCCACCATGACCTGCACCAACCAGCGGCGCAGGTTGCGGCCCTCGGCGGTCTCCGGGCGCGGCAGCCGGGACGCGAGCGGGCCGCCGCGCACCAGGCGCAGCCGCCGGTCCACCTCGGCGACCGTGATCACCCGGTCCCCCGCCGTCGCCGCGACCGCGCCGTCCATCGCGAGAACGCCGTCCGGTGAGAGGACGCCCACGGTCACGCGCGCCGCTCCCGGCGTCTCCGCGACGTGGCCGTCCACCGGCCGGCCCCGGGCGGAACCGGCCACCACGCCGCCGGCCAGGGAAGCGTCCAGGTTGTTCACCGGCGAACGTCGGGTGGAACCGATCGCCGCGCCGCCGGTCAAAGGAGCGTCCGGGCCAGTCACGGCTCGACCTCGACCTCGATGGTGTCGGTGTAGTGCAGCCACCCGGCGCAGGCGACCTTCACCAGCGCCCACCAGCGGCCCGGGCGAGCGCCGGGCGGCACGCGTACCGGGAAGCACACCTCCGCCTCGCCCTCGGGCGGCACGACGGCCCCGCCGTTCCACTCGGGGAACATCTCGAACGTCTGCCACGGGCTGACGAGCTGTGCCTGTGCGGCCACCGGCGAGCGTGCTTCCGACCGCAGCCGCACCACGACCTCGGCCCGGTCTCCGGGCCGCAGCCGCAGATGCGGCGGGTGGCCGAGGCCCTCCAGGGACACCTCCAGCCCCGGTGACCGCCGCCCGCCCTCCCCCGGCCTGACCACGTGCAGCCGGGTCACGTCCTCGTACGCCTGGCCTCCGAACTCGATGCGCGCGGCGAGCACGTGGAGACCGATCTCGGCGTCGGCGGGCGGCGTGAGCCGGACCGGCACGGTGGCGTGCCCTCCGGGAGGCAGCACGTACGGCCGGACGGCGGGCGTCACCGACCAGCCGTCGGGGGCGGTGAGCGTGACCACGCCCTCCGCCCGGTCCTCCGTGAGGCCGGAGGCGATGGTCAGGGTCAGGTCCACCGACCCCGAGACGTCCAGGTCGGACGGGGACAGATGCACGGCGACCGGCAGGTCGCCCATCGGCGCGGGCCCGGTGTTGTTCAGCCAGTAACGCGTGTGGACCGGCTGGTGCGGCTCGATCTCCGGCACCACGGGCGCGTTCCCCCAGGCCGCCAACCGGCCACCGGCACTCCTGCCAGGACCGCTCGCCTCAGAGCCACCGGCCCGCAGCCCCGCCACATCCGCCGTCGCGACGCCCGCCTTAGGACCGTTCACCCTGGGACCGGTCGCCCGATCCCCTGCCACGTCCCCGGACGGCACGGGACGGAGCGGAGCGACGAGCGTGACGATCTCCATGCCGTCGAGCGTGCCGGGGGCGTCACCGGTGACGTTCTCCAGGAGATCTGCCCGCCGCCACGGCGCCGTTCCCCCGGAACCCGTGTCCAGGGGCAGCGTCGTGGCGATCGACAGCGGGACGGTGCGGCCACCGGCCTCGCACACGCGGGCGGTCAGCGCGGTCACCGGGCCGGGCGTACGGCCGGACGCGATCGGGTTGCCCGCCGCCTTGAGCGCGGTGAGGACCAGGCCGGGCCCGGTCTCCAGGAACGACCGCGACTCGCCCGCCGGCCCGTCCCGGCCCACGGTCGCCGCCAGCGGGTGGTTGACGTCGTGGCCGAGCCGTACGAGATCGGCCGCGCGCCAGTCGCCCGGCCCGGCCACCAGGGAGCACTCGAACGCGTGGGGCCAGTGCTGGAGCTGGAAGCCGGAGCCGTCGGGAGCGGTGCGGCGCGGCGGGTCGATCCACACGCCGGACGGCCAGCCGGTGCACGACCGCATAAGTGACACGTGCATCGCCCCCGAGGGATCGATGGCGAAACCCGGGAGGCCCCGGTTGATCAGCCCGATCGTGAAGTCGTCGAGTGAGGCGTCGGCCGGCTCGGCGTCCGTCACCACCTCCACGGCCGCGTCGGCGAGGTCCTCGATCAGCTCCCCCACCGCGCCCTCGCCGCAGACCACGAGCACCGGAAGGTCACGGAGGCCGGTGAGGTCCGCGCCCGGCACCCAGACCTTCTCCAGCGGCTCGTCGGCGGGCACCCACAGGCGGGCCCGTCCCTCGGCGGCGAGACGGGCGCGCAGCTCCGCCGCCTCCGTGTCGTCCAGCAGCGCCGCGACGAACGGGTTCTCGTCGGGCGTGCCGACCGCGATGCGTACGTCGGGCAGGTTGGAGTCCACGGCCAGGTTGCCGTACCGGGTGCCGGGCCCGGTGGAGCACGTCGAGGTCACGCCCTGCCGTACGAGGGCGACGGCGAGGTCTCTCAGGTCGGCGGCGTCGGCGTCGCGCGGCGCGATGATCTCGGCGACGCCGACGGCCCGCGCGCCGAGGGGCCGCCCGGCGGGCGAGCGCAGCACGACGCGGGCGGTGGACGACAGCGCGAACCAGTTGTGCGCGGGGTTGTCCAGCGTCCACGGGTGCTCCGCGGAGTCCACGTCGATGAGGCCGAAGCCGCGGCCGACGACGGCGCCCGCAACCTCGCTGACCGGCAGCGCCCCCGGCGCCCGCACCGGCCAGCGCAGCCGCAGCAGCACGTCGGAGCCGTGGAACTCGTCCACGTGGGTGGTGAGGTCCACCCGCGGCAGCCCGTCCCAGAGCGTGATCTCCTGCGTGTAGGCCACCGGGCCGACCTTGCCGGTGACGACGATCCGACGGCCCGCCGGGCACTCGGCGACGTGGACCTCCGCAGGGGCGGCGGCCGAGCCCGTCACCCCGCCGCTCGGCACCAGGTGCCAGGGGCCCTCGCCGAAGCGGGGGTGCGCCGGGTGCTCGTCGTAGACGAGCAGTTCGTTGCCCACCCGGTCCTGCTGCAGCAGCTCGCGGCCCTCGACCATCAGGCTCGTCACCGTCCCGCCGCGCTCGGGGTCGGCCTCCACCGCGTGGGTGGCGTTCGCGATCCGGGTCCCCTCGCGTACGGCCCAGCCGATCCGCGCGGGCTCGCGGGTGGGCACCAGCCGGAACGTGCGATATCCGAGCGCGGGCACGTCGTCGGCGACGAAGACCGCGTCCACGGCCGCGAGGCTGCCGTCGAGGTGCCGCTCGGGGTGCTCCAGCAGCACTCCCCGCGTGGGCGGGTCGAGCGCGACGCCGTACGAGCCGGGCTCGGGCAGCGTCAGCCGCACGCGGACGAGGTCGGTCCTGGGCCAGGAGGAGGGGTTCCAGACGGCGACGCCGGTCAGCCCCTCGCCGAGGCGGCGCAGCGACGCGTCGAGCACCTTCCCGCCCAGGTCGTACGCCTCCCGCCAGCCCGTCATCAGATGCAGATAGACCTGGTCGGACTCCGAGCCGGTGATGCCGTCGTGGTGCGCGCCGTACGCGATCTGCCGCCAGGCCTTGTCGAGCGCGGCATGCGGGTAGGGCGCGCCGAGGGTCGCGGTGGCGATCGCGGCGAACTTCTCGGCGTCGGCGAGCCGCGTCTCGGCGTGCCGCTGCGCCTGCTTGGTGTCGATGTACGACACGTCCTTGCCGGTGTAGATCGGGTTCATGTCCCGCGTCTGCGGCGTCAGGCGGACGCCCTCGGCCCGTACGGCGGCGAAGAACTCCCTGGGCAGGCCGCAGACGAACCGGGGCGAGACGTAGCGCCGGTTCCAGTCACGCTGGATCTCCATGACCCATTTGTTGGGCGGGGTGTAGTCGGTGCCGACGGGCAGCAGCACGTTGCGGGTGGCGGCGACCTTCTTGAGCAGCGTGAACAGCTCGTAGACCGCGGCCTCGGCCTGCTCCAGGGCCGGCGCGGAGTCCATCCACCATCCGGCGCTGTAGTGGGCCGGCATGTAGTGCGTGGTGACCCCGCGTCCCGACGGCGACACCCACTCGAACTCCGAGGGGAACTGCATCACCGAGGGGTCGCCCCAGCCGCCGCCGACGAGCATCGGGCCCCACTGGTGGTAGGGCCCGCGCGCCCACGAGCTGGAGGTCAGGCCCGCCTCGGCGGCCAGCCCGGGAAACTGCGGGTCGTGCCCGAACGCGTCGAGCTGCCAGGCCGTCGCCGGGTCGCCGCCGAGCACGTCGCGCTGGAAGCCGATGCCATGGACGAGGTTGCGGATCGTCGCCTCGGGCCCGGTCAGGTTGGTGTTCGGCTCGTTGTACGTGCCGCCCATGATCTCCACCCGGCCCTCCGCGAGCAGGCGGCGCAGATAGGCCCGGTCTTCGGGGTGGGCGTTCCAGTAGGGCTTGAGGTAGTCGACCTCCGCGAGCACGAACGTGTAGCCGGGCTCCCTCCTGGCGGTGTCCAGGTGGAGCCGTACGAGATCGAACCCCGCGTGCTGGAACTCCTGCCGGTTCGCCTGCGCCGCGCCGCCCGCGTGGTCCCAGGTGGCGGTGTAGGCGGCCTGGGTGTTCCACCAGACCGGGTCGTAGTGGAAGTGGGGGATCATCCAGACCGTCCACCCGGGCTCGGCGACGAGCAGCTCCCCCTCGGCCGTGCACCTTTCCCGCCCCGCGCCGGCCCGTACGGTGATCGGGACGCGCGCGCCCGGAACCGCTGCGGGCGCGGTGACCCGCACCGGCACCTCCACGACCGTGTCCGGGGGACGCCCGTCCGGGGCGCGTCCGTCCGGGGCGCGTCCGTCCGGGGCGCGTCCGTCCGGGGCGCGTCCGTCCGGGGCGCGTCCGTCGACTGTGCGCTCGCCGCGCACCCCGGGGCCGGTGACCTCCACCACCAGGGGCACGCCGTCCGGCACCTCGCCGAGGACGACCCGGACCACCTGGCACGGGACGTCATCTCCGGTGGCCGGGTGGACGAACAGTTCGGTGGACTCGACGGCGGTGACGCGCATGCGCACCCCTAACTGCGGCCGACCGCGGCGGCCGCGTGGGGGGACAGGTGACGGTCGAGACATCCCCCGCCCGCGCCGCCCTCACGCCTGTGATCTTCCGCGCGGAGGGGCGGCCGTACGGCGTCAGCCGGTGAGGCGGGCCGCGGTGTCCGCGATGAGCCGGGACGCGCCCTTGGTGACGGGCTCGCCGTGGCCGAAGCAGGCGATCTCGACGTCGAGGGCCGCCTGCCGTACGAGCGAGGCGACGGCGGCGGGCGGGTCGGCGTTGAACACACCGAGGATGACCTGGCCGTCGGGGGCGCGGGCGATGGTGTCGCCGGTGAACAGCACTCCCTGCTCCGGCAGGTGCAGCGCGAGGCTGCCCGGAGTGTGACCGGGCACGGCGAGCACGCGCGCGCCACCGCCGAAGCCGAGCGTGTCGCCGTCGTCCAGTTCGCGGTCGACGCGCACGGGCGGCGCGGGCACGTGCGGCATGTCCGCGTGCACGTGGTCCCACAACTCCTGCTCCCAGCCGGACAGGATCGGCGCGGGTCCGGCCGCCTCGCCCCGGACGAACGGCGCGTCGTCGCGGTGGGCGCACACGGTGACGTCGCCCCAGGCGGCGATGTCGGCCGCCGAGCCGGTGTGGTCCTCGTGGAAGTGCGTCAGCACCAGGCGCCGTACGTCGGACGGCGCGTGCCCGAGCGTACGGACGGCGTCCGCGATGAGCGGCGCGGAGCCGGGAACCCCGGAGTCGATCAGGGTCAGCCCGTCGGGGTCGCGCCACAGGTAGACGTGCCCCACGGGAAACCGCAGGAAGTACAGGCTGGGGAGCAGTTCGACCAGATCCATGGGACGACGCTACGGCCGCCCCGCGGACCACCGGCGCGATCTTCGCCGGCAGCGGATCCGCTGAAGGCGCAAGCCCGGCGTGGAACGTGAAACTTTCCTCGCCCGCGGCTGGTGGCGAGTGTCCGGAAGTCACGTCGATTGACCCGAATTCCCGGCGATTCCTACCGTCAGCGGGACCACAAGGAGGACGTGATGACATCCCGGCTGACACCCGTCTGGATTCCCGCGCTCGTGGCGCTGCTCGCCGTGGCGCTCGGCGCCGTCTTCGTCGGCGGTCGCGAGGCCGCGCGGGCGGCGAACGCCCCCTACCAGGATCCGAGCCTTCCGGTGGCGACGCGGGTGGACGACCTGCTGTCGCGGATGTCGCTCGACGACAAGGTCGGGCAGATGACCCAGGCCGACCGGTCGGCCCTGACGACGATCTCCGACGTGGCGGCGTACCGGCTGGGCTCGATCCTGTCCGGCGGCGGCTCGGCTCCCTCCTCGAACACCCCGTCGTCGTGGGCCGACATGTACGACAACTTCCAGCGGCAGGCGCTGTCGACCCCGCTCGGCATTCCGATGATCTACGGCATCGACGCCGTGCACGGGCACAACAACGTGGCCGGCGCGACGATCTTCCCGCACAACATCGGGCTCGGCGCGACCCGCGACCCCGGCCTGGTGGAGCGGATCGGGCGGGCGACGGCCGAGGAGGTGTCCGGCACCGGCATCGACTGGACCTTCGCGCCCTGCCTGTGCGTGGCCCGCAACGACCGCTGGGGCCGTACGTACGAGTCCTTCAGCGAGGACCCGCAGCTCGTCACGCAGATGACGACGATCGTGGACGGCTTCCAGAACGCCGGGAACGCCTCCATCCTCGCCACCGCCAAGCACTACGTGGGCGACGGCGGCACCACGGGCGGCCGGGACCAGGGCAACACCGAGCTGAGCGAGGCCGACCTGCGGGCCATCCACCTGCCGCCGTTCAAGGCCGCCGTGGAGCGCGGGGTGGGCTCGGTGATGGTGTCCTACAGCTCCTGGAACGGCGTGCGGATGCACGGCAACAGATACCTGATCACCGACGTGCTGAAGGGCGAGCTGGGCTTCACGGGCTTCGTGGTCTCCGACTGGGCGGGCATCGACCAGCTCGACGGGCAGTCCGGCTTCACCGCGAACGAGATCACCACGGCGGTCAACGCGGGCATCGACATGGTGATGGTGCCGACCGACTACAAGAGGTTCATCTCCCTGCTGAGGCAGGAGGTGCAGGCGGGCCGGATCCCGATGTCGCGGATCGACGACGCCAACCGCCGCATCCTGACCAAGAAGTTCGAGCTCGGGCTGTTCGAGAAGCCGCTGACCGACCGCTCCTACACCTCCACGATCGGCAGCTCGGCGCACCGCGCCCTGGCCCGCGAGGCCGTACGCGAGTCGCTGGTGCTGCTCAAGAACGCGGGCAACGTGCTGCCGCTGAGCAAGAGCGGCGGCAAGATCTTCGTGGCGGGCAAGAGCGCCGACGACATCGGCAACCAGAGCGGCGGCTGGACGATCAGCTGGCAGGGCTCGTCAGGCAACATCACCACCGGCACCACGATCCTGCAGGGCATCCGCGACGCCGTCGGCTCCGGCACCCAGATCACCTACAACCGCGACGGCAGCGGCATCGACTCCTCCTACCGCGCGGCGATCGCCGTCGTCGGCGAGACGCCGTACGCCGAGGGCCAGGGCGACCGCACGGGCTCGATGGGCCTGGACTCGACCGATCTGGCCACGCTGCAGCGGCTCAAGGCGTCCGGCGTGCCGCTGGTCGTGGTGCTCGTGTCCGGGCGGCCGATGGACATCGCCGGCCAGCTCGACCAGTGGAACGCCCTGGTCGCGGCCTGGCTGCCGGGCACCGAGGGACGTGGCGTGGCCGACGTGCTGTTCGGCGACTACGCCCCGACCGGGAAGCTGCCGATGACGTGGCCGCGCAGCGCCGACCAGGAGCCGATCAACGTCGGTGACGGCAAGCAGGGGCTGTTCGAGTATGGCTTCGGGCTGACCTACACGGGCGCCAGCCCGTCGCCGTCTCCCTCCCCGTCGCCTTCCCCCTCACCTTCGCCGTCTCCGTCGCCGTCTCCGTCGCCGTCCCCGTCCCCGTCCCAGTCCCCGTCCCCGTCCCCGTCACGGTCGCCCAGCCCGTCGCCCAGCGCCAGCCCGTCGGCATCGGCGGGCGGCTGCGTGGTGACGTACAAGCCGAACGACTGGGGCAGCGGGTTCACCGCGGACGTGACGATCACCAACAGGTCGTCGAGCCCGGTCAACGGCTGGCGGCTCCAGTGGACGTACGCCGGCAACCAGAGGATCACCAACTCCTGGAACTCGACGATCACGCAGTCGGGCCAGCAGGTCACCGCGACGAACGCCGACTGGAACGGAACCATCGGCGCGAACGGCGGCACGGCGAACTTCGGCTTCCAGGGGACCTACAGCGGCTCCAACCCCGCCCCCGCCGCCTTCACCCTGAACGGGACGGCCTGCGCGACCGGATGATCCACGCGCCGCGGGGGGCGGGGACCGAGCCTGCGGGCTCGTAGCGCGCCGGTTCAGAGCGTCCGTGCTCGAAAGCGTCCGTGCTCGAAGCGCTGACTCAGATCGTCTGGCTCAGATCGTCTGGGTCAGCGCAACCCCCGCCCCCGCGGTGAACAACACGATGCCCACCGCGAGGAAGATGCCGCCGAGGAGCATGCCGTTCCCCGCCGCGCTGTCGATGCGGATCCGCGTCGGCCTGGCCGGGTCGTACAGCACCGTGACCTCCTGGCCCGGCCGCGCGGGCGGCGGGTTGCTCCCGAAGGAGGTCTCGGCCTCGACCTGCTGGCCGTAGATCGTCGTGAACCGGATGGCCGGGTAGTAGACGGTGCCGTCGGTGGCCCTGCTCGCCCGCAGCCCGACGACCAGGCCGCTGGCGCGCTGCGCCCGGCGGCGGAACTCCCGCGCGTTCCTGGTGATGGCGCCGCCGATGAGGCCGAAGACGAGCCCGAGGCCCGCGAGGATCAATGTGGTGAGAGCGGTTTGTGACACGATCGGACCTTAGGGCCCGGCGCTTGCGATCCGCTTGCATCGTTCCCGAACCGCGACGATCGTACGGGACGGGTCAGGGGCGCATCCGCATGAGCGTCTCGGCCACGTCGACGACCGGCTCGCCGAGGTCGAACCGGCTGAACAGGTGGATCTGCTCGCCGGCGTCGATCTCCAGCAGCTCGAACGTCAGGCCGTAACGGCGGTGGGAGTCCACCCGGATGCGGTCCACGTCGTTCCAGGAGATGCGTTCCCGCCCGGACAGCCCGGTGACGACCAGCCCGTCCTCCCCCGCCGCGAGCCGTACCGGCGCGACCAGGTCCCGGCCGGTCAGCAGGCCGAAACCCAGGGTCGCGACGCCCGCGAGGAAGAGCTGCGCGCCGTCGCCGACGAGCGCCAGCACACCGCACAGCACCATGCCGGTGCCCTTCAGCGCAACGATCCCGCGCGGCACCCGCCATTCGTGCCGCGGCTCCTCAACTCCCGCCATCGGGGCAGCGTAACGAATGCGAGGACCTCTCGCGGCTCCTTTCCCGGCCGCCTGCGCCGTGCGGCGGCCCGGCCGCCGGCCGCACGCGCCGTGGGCCCGGTCGATCCCCGAAAGGCCCTCGATCCACCGGACTCTCGCAGACCGCCGTGATGCGGATCGACCGCGCGAACGCCGCGGCCACGATGCTGCGCGACGGCCACGATCGGCGCGTTCTTCGGGGGGGCTCGGCTGTTTCGCCAGGCCCACCTCGCACGTTCGCTACGTCGCTGCATAGGGCGCACCGCGCGCGAACTGCGGGAGGGCGGCCAAGCCTCGATGTCGTTTCCGTACAAGACCCGCCCCGGGCCGGGAAGCTAGCGTCTGCGTGCCGGTCAGCCCTGGCCGGCTGTCCGCCACCCGATTTCCGGGGGAAGAATCGTGCTGCTCAGCGTCAACACCTTCATCAGCCTCGACGGCGTCATGCAAGGGCCGGGAGCCCCGGACGAGGACCGCTCCGACGGCTTCGACCGCGGCGGGTGGCTCGTTCCGCACGCCTCGGCGCACACCAACGAGGTTGTCGAGAGCTGGTTCCGTGAGGCCGACGCCTTCCTCTTCGGCCGCACGAGCTTCAATCTGCTCGGTGGGTATTGGCCGAAGGTCACCGAACCGAACAATCTGATCGCCATCAAGCTCAACACGCTGCCGAAGTATGTCGTCAGCTCGACGCTGACCGACGAGGAAGCCGACTGGAGCCCGGCGACCGTCCTGCGCGGTGAACTGGTCGACGAGGTACGCCGGCTCAAGGAGCTTCCCGGAAGGGAACTCCAGGTTCACGGAAGCTGGAAGCTGGTGCAGACGCTGCATCAGGCGGGACTCGTCGACCTCTACCGGCTGCTCCAGTACCCAGTCGTCGTCGGGGCGGGGAAGCGCCTGTTCCCGGACGGATCGACGCCCGCGACGTTCACGACCGTGGACGAGAACTCTCGCG
This region includes:
- a CDS encoding serine/threonine-protein kinase, with the translated sequence MGEAGGPLVPGYEMLGILGQGGFGVVYRARQLAVGREVALKVDNRVLVSDRDRRRFMREVTSAGALSGHPHVADVYDAGVLPDGRPYMVLELCPNGSLADRLRDAGPLGPREVRDIGIKIADALAAAHAVGVLHRDVKPANILVNSYGMVALSDFGLATMPGQGGAEGGEVSVTRESLTPAYAPPEAFDLTEPTASGDVYALSATLYALLQGRPPRFPDSGVVNIAAIIALHRLPVPDIPGVPAALTAVLRHGMETDPARRIPTAAALRDALAALAPDGSASGDHPHLAASGNPGGGPGWSAPTGSASSPGPHPGERRPGDTHAPSAPGRSITGPAGGVPAPGQDLRRAATSPNAAPGPRTGGHRPSELRPLDHPPHHPPLGQSPVGHGPVGHSPVGHSPVGHGPLGQRPPEHRPLEQRPPGHRPPGPRQGSAPPPPPRTGMSRQSIVFAVIAAVFALLLTAGIAALTLGDGGPEVQTPSFPGYTSGLGAAHTGPGRTGALS
- a CDS encoding WS/DGAT/MGAT family O-acyltransferase translates to MAQQVSAFDAQFLNFETGTNLAHIAALTILDPSGRPGGALTREDLVGLLKRRLHLAPPLRRRLVEVPFGLDHPYWAEDSEVDFDYHVRELALPPPGDDHKLAEQVARLHGSRLDRGRPLWEIYLIHGLAGGRVAIYTKVHHAAVDGVTGAEVLAAVMDFEPEPSAVPGPETVAEPEPAPDAMEMVIRGIGRVIDNPFALLRFVAEAMPRLDEVPFVAQLPGVGLLSRFVRRIGGGDAEPLPELPRMVVPRTPFSGPISRHRRFAFGQLPLDEVKRIKNAFGVTVNDVVMAMCATAMRRWLAKRDELPRQPLVAGIPVSTRGQAGNGTIANEVMLTMTTLPTDVADPGERLLSVNRSMRLLKERLAAAPAAWLLEFSQAMPAALNALAARSAFRIASRTAPAMNLLISNVPGPQTPLYVCGARVTALYPMSVITDVSGGINITVFSYDGKLGFGIVTDRDMVPDVWDLIDYLRDSLAEYGTLAAQREPGTAEPSKPAKQVRPAKPAKPAKAGKPAEQGKTAAPSKPAEQGKPAKRSKLMEPSKAVKPGKAAEQAKAAEQVKAAMPRRTAKAGAEAKGAATSGAGARGAEVTGGPRQEQGAAPRPRRTRKPPEPPSA
- a CDS encoding peptidylprolyl isomerase, whose translation is MNNLDASLAGGVVAGSARGRPVDGHVAETPGAARVTVGVLSPDGVLAMDGAVAATAGDRVITVAEVDRRLRLVRGGPLASRLPRPETAEGRNLRRWLVQVMVAEALCEQEAARLGLVPDHVGPENPLPTPRPLPAPGLCPPGPSSGGTAVAPEAVLTLAGALRTGGVAAAVLAVSPAARAVCRVLAEGHEPAEDEVRDYYRRNLDRFTTPETRWVRPFGPVRRGEITGPIEDAVFAARHGETVGPVEGPGGPWTLVVERIEAARREPYAAVRERIRAELAQESGERAFARWLDARHADSVVLTPGHEHPADPAQPDADHRH